In Alkaliphilus flagellatus, one DNA window encodes the following:
- the ccsB gene encoding c-type cytochrome biogenesis protein CcsB has protein sequence MFGENQSFIIALILYSLSTIAYFIFFIFRKEKLGNYGSILVKLGLTFHTVSLATRTVQASRLPISNQYEFATSFAWGISLFYLIFEKKYRYKILGAFATPIILILIYYAAMQSKDIRPLMPALQSNWIVIHVLTAIFSYGAFAVACAISIIYVLRDHLKEDSFTRKHMPNLDLLDTMSYRAIAVGFITLTIVIITGAIWAEKAWGRYWQWDPKETWSFITWVIYSIYLHVRLTKDWKGKKAAWFSIIGFASILFTYIGVNTILVGYHSYSFMLFPFYFN, from the coding sequence ATGTTTGGAGAAAATCAAAGTTTTATTATTGCACTAATACTATATAGCCTATCTACAATAGCATATTTTATTTTTTTTATTTTTAGGAAGGAAAAATTAGGCAACTATGGAAGCATACTCGTTAAATTAGGATTAACCTTTCATACTGTTTCTTTAGCAACTAGAACTGTACAAGCCAGTAGATTGCCTATTAGTAATCAGTACGAATTTGCTACAAGCTTTGCATGGGGAATTAGTTTGTTTTATCTAATATTTGAAAAAAAATATAGATATAAGATCTTAGGAGCCTTTGCTACTCCAATTATACTTATACTTATTTACTATGCAGCTATGCAATCTAAAGATATAAGACCATTAATGCCAGCACTTCAAAGTAATTGGATTGTAATTCATGTTCTAACTGCCATATTTAGCTATGGTGCCTTTGCGGTGGCCTGTGCAATTTCTATTATATATGTTCTTAGGGATCATTTAAAGGAAGATAGTTTTACAAGAAAACATATGCCAAATTTAGACCTTCTTGATACTATGAGCTATAGAGCCATAGCTGTAGGCTTTATAACCCTTACTATAGTAATTATTACTGGAGCAATTTGGGCTGAAAAAGCTTGGGGCAGATATTGGCAATGGGACCCTAAGGAGACTTGGTCATTTATAACATGGGTGATTTATTCTATTTATTTGCATGTAAGATTAACTAAAGATTGGAAGGGCAAAAAAGCAGCTTGGTTTTCAATAATAGGTTTTGCTTCTATATTATTCACATATATAGGTGTTAATACTATTTTAGTTGGATACCACTCATATTCTTTTATGTTATTTCCTTTTTATTTTAATTAA
- a CDS encoding response regulator transcription factor, giving the protein MYHVMIVEDDKKIASLIQSHVERYGYEAYIVEDYSNIKSEFIKHNPHIVLMDINLPFYDGFYWCRDIRTISKAPIIFISARSSDMDQVMAIENGGDDYITKPFSYDVLIAKIKSALRRVYGEYSENNNSEVYEVKGLYLNINQNTLEFNGIKIELSKKEFLLIHSLLKKPNTIISRDELLEILWDDVDFVDDNTLSVNITRVRKRLEELGIRNAIETKRGQGYSITINWDI; this is encoded by the coding sequence ATGTATCATGTTATGATAGTAGAAGATGATAAAAAGATAGCTAGTTTAATTCAAAGTCATGTAGAAAGATATGGCTACGAGGCATATATAGTTGAAGATTATTCTAATATTAAGAGCGAGTTTATAAAACATAATCCCCATATTGTTTTAATGGATATTAACCTTCCATTTTATGATGGTTTTTATTGGTGTAGGGATATTAGAACTATTTCTAAGGCACCTATTATATTTATATCTGCAAGAAGTTCTGACATGGATCAAGTTATGGCAATTGAAAATGGCGGAGATGACTATATTACAAAGCCATTTTCCTATGATGTCTTAATTGCAAAAATTAAAAGTGCATTAAGACGAGTTTATGGAGAGTATTCGGAGAACAATAATAGTGAGGTATATGAAGTAAAAGGCTTGTATTTAAATATTAATCAAAACACCTTAGAGTTTAATGGAATCAAAATAGAGTTAAGTAAAAAAGAGTTTCTTTTAATACATTCTTTGCTTAAGAAGCCTAATACTATTATTTCAAGGGATGAACTTTTAGAAATATTATGGGATGATGTAGATTTTGTTGATGATAATACTTTATCTGTTAACATTACTAGAGTTAGAAAAAGATTAGAGGAACTTGGAATTAGGAATGCTATAGAGACAAAGAGAGGGCAGGGTTATTCCATTACAATTAATTGGGATATTTAA
- a CDS encoding sensor histidine kinase, whose translation MNFKKYLMDKLLYIFFFYINIIVVILVMHLSLTISLGLYPMENISYAFILSTVFLILFLIIDYSRKRPFYKSLNNIKSSSNGIENMLGVGEIRSREHLIYRDILFNNYKYYKDYLDKYEENQRQYIYFTNQWVHQMKTPVSVINLLLQDKNTKNFNEVLQSIEEENEKLSQGLEMMLYNTRLSQFNLDFKVEQIDVLSIVREVINDHKKLLIKYSIFPKLEGEKELIVETDRKWLRFVINQILNNAMKYSKGINKDNKSIIIKAKKEHNRYIISIMDEGVGIPQQDLRRVFDPFFTGENGRKFSESTGMGMYLAKKICSNLGHRITVESEEGKWTQFSIVFYSGGSIFKM comes from the coding sequence GTGAACTTTAAAAAATATTTAATGGATAAACTATTATATATTTTCTTCTTTTATATAAACATTATTGTTGTTATTTTAGTTATGCATTTAAGTTTAACAATTTCCCTTGGCCTTTATCCAATGGAGAATATTAGTTATGCATTTATTTTATCTACCGTATTTTTAATACTTTTTCTTATAATTGATTATAGTAGAAAGCGACCATTCTATAAGAGCTTAAATAACATTAAAAGTTCTAGTAATGGAATAGAAAATATGCTAGGAGTAGGCGAAATACGTAGTAGAGAACATTTGATATATAGGGATATTTTGTTTAATAATTATAAATACTATAAAGACTATTTAGATAAATACGAGGAGAATCAAAGACAGTATATATATTTTACGAATCAGTGGGTACATCAAATGAAAACTCCAGTATCCGTTATTAATTTACTTCTACAGGATAAAAATACTAAGAATTTTAATGAAGTTTTACAAAGCATAGAGGAAGAAAATGAAAAGCTCTCTCAGGGTCTTGAAATGATGCTGTATAATACTAGATTAAGCCAGTTTAATTTAGATTTTAAAGTAGAACAAATTGATGTTTTAAGTATAGTTCGAGAGGTTATTAATGATCATAAAAAACTATTAATTAAGTATTCTATTTTTCCTAAGTTAGAAGGTGAAAAGGAATTAATAGTTGAGACCGATAGGAAATGGCTTCGATTTGTTATTAATCAGATTTTAAATAATGCTATGAAATATTCAAAGGGTATAAATAAGGATAATAAGTCAATTATAATTAAAGCAAAGAAAGAGCATAACCGTTATATTATTTCCATTATGGATGAGGGTGTAGGTATTCCACAGCAGGATTTAAGAAGGGTTTTTGACCCGTTTTTTACAGGAGAAAATGGCAGGAAATTCTCAGAATCTACAGGTATGGGAATGTATTTAGCTAAAAAAATATGTTCTAATTTAGGTCATCGCATTACTGTAGAATCTGAGGAAGGAAAATGGACACAGTTTTCTATAGTATTTTATAGCGGAGGAAGTATATTTAAGATGTAG
- a CDS encoding ABC transporter ATP-binding protein produces the protein MSILKVANLTKVYGNKKSGLTVKALDKFNMSVEDGEFVGVMGPSGSGKTTLLNILATIDTPSSGELFINGTNPSKLREKESALFRRRELGFIFQDFNLLDTLSIKENIILPLVLDKLKIKEINQRVMDIASILNIVDILEKRPYEVSGGQQQRAACARALVHNPSIILADEPTGNLDSKASNDVMESLRKLNETKKATIAMVTHDPFAASFCDRIIMIKDGKFFLEIVKGSNRQAFFKQILDSLSVLGGNYNDIA, from the coding sequence ATGTCAATCTTAAAGGTAGCAAACTTAACTAAAGTTTATGGAAATAAAAAGAGTGGTTTAACTGTTAAAGCATTAGACAAATTTAATATGTCTGTAGAGGATGGAGAGTTTGTAGGTGTAATGGGACCTTCAGGTAGTGGAAAAACTACACTTTTAAATATTCTTGCAACTATTGATACTCCTTCATCTGGAGAATTGTTTATTAATGGAACTAATCCTAGTAAGTTAAGAGAAAAGGAATCAGCCCTATTTAGAAGAAGAGAGTTAGGCTTTATATTTCAAGACTTTAACCTATTAGACACATTATCTATTAAGGAGAATATAATACTTCCTTTAGTGTTGGACAAGTTAAAGATTAAGGAAATTAATCAAAGAGTAATGGATATAGCTTCAATTTTAAATATTGTAGATATATTAGAAAAAAGACCCTATGAGGTATCAGGAGGACAGCAGCAAAGAGCTGCTTGTGCAAGGGCATTAGTTCATAATCCTTCTATTATTTTAGCTGACGAGCCTACAGGAAATTTAGACTCAAAGGCTTCTAATGATGTTATGGAATCCCTAAGAAAATTAAATGAAACTAAAAAAGCTACTATTGCAATGGTAACCCACGATCCATTTGCTGCAAGCTTTTGCGACAGAATTATTATGATTAAAGATGGAAAGTTCTTTCTAGAGATAGTTAAGGGTTCAAATAGACAGGCATTTTTTAAGCAAATATTAGATTCCCTTTCAGTGTTAGGGGGTAACTATAATGACATTGCGTAG
- a CDS encoding ammonia-forming cytochrome c nitrite reductase subunit c552, whose translation MKQYKRLIVSIIIVLSILITSIGCKPQENKQGQNKEEGKKPEQTVEIPSPDQMILSAEKWKDQFPLIYESLQMTSRFKDGVTEDPELGGSHPISYLEKYPDIKVLYDGIGFGKEYYAARGHYYALHDVINTARPKPGASCLACKTADYEKLLAEYKDDLYAMDFHKVSQEAENGITCYTCHRNEPGKQVQATTPQFRVAVDKLNKEPKPGTMACAQCHVEYYMDPDTKEVILPWDNGLEIANIEAYYDKIDYFDWKHPRTGTPLIKVQHPEFETYSGSVHDKMGVTCADCHMPTVEENGQKYKSHWAKSPLKTLNESCGTCHSSELDGLTAKVQGIQKEIDDELLEIGKMLVQLIENFGTVMEDSQLDDTVVNELWDLHRKAQYRWDFVFVENSTGFHNTPKAKKALSEARNYAQQALDKLAEFQ comes from the coding sequence GTGAAACAATATAAAAGGCTGATAGTTTCGATAATAATAGTACTCTCTATACTTATAACTTCTATTGGTTGTAAACCACAAGAGAATAAACAGGGTCAGAATAAGGAAGAAGGAAAAAAGCCAGAGCAAACAGTTGAAATACCCTCTCCAGATCAAATGATTTTATCTGCTGAGAAGTGGAAGGATCAATTTCCCCTAATCTACGAATCCTTACAAATGACATCAAGATTTAAAGATGGGGTAACAGAAGATCCAGAATTAGGGGGATCTCACCCTATTAGTTATTTAGAGAAGTATCCCGATATAAAGGTATTATATGATGGGATAGGATTCGGAAAGGAATATTATGCTGCTAGAGGCCATTACTATGCCCTTCATGATGTTATTAATACAGCAAGACCTAAACCAGGTGCATCATGTTTAGCATGTAAAACGGCTGATTACGAAAAACTACTAGCTGAATATAAAGATGATTTATATGCTATGGACTTTCATAAGGTATCCCAGGAAGCTGAGAATGGAATCACTTGCTATACCTGCCATAGAAATGAACCCGGAAAACAAGTTCAAGCAACAACGCCTCAATTTAGAGTAGCAGTAGACAAGCTTAATAAAGAGCCTAAACCTGGCACTATGGCCTGTGCACAATGTCATGTCGAATATTATATGGATCCAGATACAAAGGAAGTAATTTTACCTTGGGATAATGGGTTAGAAATAGCAAATATCGAAGCATATTACGATAAAATTGATTATTTTGATTGGAAACATCCAAGAACAGGAACTCCTTTAATTAAAGTACAGCATCCTGAGTTTGAAACCTATAGTGGAAGTGTCCACGATAAGATGGGTGTTACATGTGCAGATTGTCATATGCCAACGGTAGAAGAAAATGGACAAAAATATAAATCTCATTGGGCAAAAAGTCCACTAAAAACTCTTAATGAATCCTGCGGTACTTGCCATAGCTCTGAATTAGATGGATTAACAGCAAAGGTTCAAGGAATACAAAAGGAAATAGATGATGAGCTGCTAGAGATTGGTAAAATGCTTGTGCAACTAATTGAAAATTTTGGAACAGTTATGGAGGACAGTCAGTTAGATGATACAGTAGTTAATGAGTTATGGGATCTACATAGAAAAGCTCAGTATAGATGGGATTTTGTGTTTGTAGAAAATAGTACAGGCTTCCACAATACACCAAAGGCAAAAAAAGCTTTAAGTGAAGCAAGAAACTATGCTCAACAAGCCTTAGATAAACTAGCAGAATTTCAATAA
- a CDS encoding ABC transporter permease has product MTLRSIAYKNLKGNFHKYVMYYLSNTLVVMVFFIFANFIFNPAVSDIKYMGTKGALATNALIVCEFVIIVFSIFFTSYSNSSFLKSREKEFGLLSMFGMTKSQVRRYVIYENMIVSLISVATGLGFGILFSKLFFMAISAIIALNVEIPFIVSIKALIITIFSFLLLFQGVNYISSFRIKNNNIIELLKGARVPKPIPKFSILKAILSILLIGSGYGMAVFSGMAIIVTMIPIVIVTVAGTYFLFTQFSILITEKLKKNNRLFYNGVNMITLSQIIYKLKDNAKVLFIVAVSGAVALTASGTVYSVQQGFASGFLSENPHDISILERGLTSHNVIESGKVEEIAKKNNEEVKYKNEIVLFDAKNNDINHPAHSFYVMSNSDFNILAKQQRKKNIDLDGKEALIYKYKDKTIGSNVKDSFIDDSTLSLNVNDNVESYDIVKAINEGVINLNYKTPNVIVVSDGEYSQLNKSIPENEKVVYYSYNFKNWKQSINTVNEIAEFIDEKDIEARHFKERVTNYNAVMEQTTLMLFIGAFIAILFFIATGSIIYFKLFNEIQKDKQEFISLKKIGMTDGEMKKIINIQTLLVFFLPFIVAVIHALFAIKALSNLLMQSLYLYLLVIVAIYFVLQFAYYIFAKAMYARQVKTF; this is encoded by the coding sequence ATGACATTGCGTAGTATTGCCTACAAAAATCTGAAAGGTAACTTTCATAAATATGTAATGTATTATTTAAGTAATACATTAGTAGTTATGGTATTTTTCATTTTTGCCAACTTTATATTTAATCCTGCCGTAAGTGACATAAAGTATATGGGGACAAAGGGGGCATTAGCTACTAATGCTCTAATAGTATGTGAATTTGTAATAATTGTATTTTCGATTTTCTTCACATCTTATTCAAACTCTAGTTTCTTAAAGTCTAGGGAAAAGGAGTTTGGGCTTTTATCTATGTTCGGTATGACAAAGTCTCAAGTTCGAAGATACGTTATATATGAAAATATGATAGTGTCATTAATATCTGTTGCTACAGGTTTAGGTTTTGGTATTTTGTTTTCGAAGCTATTTTTTATGGCAATAAGTGCTATTATAGCATTAAATGTAGAAATTCCTTTTATTGTATCAATTAAAGCTCTAATTATTACTATATTTAGTTTTCTTTTATTATTTCAGGGAGTTAACTATATTAGTAGCTTTAGAATTAAAAATAACAATATCATAGAGTTATTAAAAGGTGCAAGAGTGCCAAAGCCAATTCCTAAGTTTTCTATTTTAAAAGCTATATTATCAATTTTATTAATAGGTTCAGGCTATGGAATGGCAGTATTTTCAGGAATGGCAATTATAGTAACTATGATTCCTATTGTTATTGTAACAGTGGCTGGAACCTACTTTTTATTTACGCAGTTTAGTATATTAATAACTGAAAAGCTAAAGAAAAACAACAGACTCTTTTACAATGGGGTAAATATGATAACTTTATCTCAGATAATATATAAGTTAAAGGATAATGCTAAGGTTTTATTTATTGTAGCCGTATCGGGAGCTGTAGCATTGACAGCTTCGGGAACTGTTTACTCTGTACAGCAAGGCTTTGCTTCAGGCTTCTTAAGTGAGAATCCTCACGATATAAGTATATTGGAAAGAGGACTCACATCTCATAATGTAATTGAGTCAGGTAAAGTAGAGGAGATTGCTAAAAAGAATAATGAAGAAGTTAAATATAAAAATGAAATTGTGTTATTTGACGCAAAAAATAATGACATAAATCATCCTGCACATTCCTTTTATGTTATGTCTAATTCTGATTTTAATATTTTAGCCAAACAGCAAAGGAAAAAGAATATTGACTTAGATGGCAAAGAAGCCTTAATTTATAAATATAAAGATAAGACTATAGGATCAAATGTAAAAGATAGCTTTATTGATGATAGCACATTAAGCTTAAATGTTAATGATAATGTAGAATCTTATGATATAGTTAAAGCGATAAATGAGGGTGTTATTAATTTGAATTATAAAACACCTAATGTTATAGTTGTTAGTGATGGAGAATATAGTCAATTAAATAAATCTATTCCTGAAAATGAAAAAGTAGTATATTACAGTTATAATTTTAAAAACTGGAAGCAATCAATAAATACAGTAAATGAAATTGCTGAATTTATAGATGAAAAAGATATTGAGGCAAGACACTTTAAGGAAAGAGTTACAAATTACAATGCCGTAATGGAACAAACAACATTAATGCTATTTATTGGAGCTTTTATAGCTATACTGTTCTTTATTGCAACGGGAAGTATTATATACTTTAAATTATTTAATGAAATTCAAAAAGATAAGCAGGAGTTTATTTCCTTAAAGAAAATAGGTATGACAGATGGAGAAATGAAAAAAATTATAAATATCCAGACATTACTTGTATTTTTTCTACCATTTATTGTAGCAGTTATCCATGCCTTGTTTGCAATTAAAGCATTAAGTAATCTTTTGATGCAAAGTCTATATCTGTATTTATTAGTTATTGTAGCTATTTATTTTGTATTACAATTTGCATATTATATATTTGCTAAAGCAATGTATGCAAGACAGGTTAAAACATTTTAA
- a CDS encoding cytochrome c biogenesis protein ResB, which translates to MKVWFKKIFAFLRTMKFGLILLGMLCLVSVVGSVVPQGREEAFYLNNYSPLWSQLIITFKAYDIYHSSGFIALFLALALNLFLCSTIRFKNVINKIKKLSLAPSETQLKNPVKSMNYFSTDSIKDVFKSEGFKNIKCTTYDSTEIYYSNKNKIGYLGSWLIHIGILAIIVFYSYGQYTFFDTAVFGTPGSMQQLEGTNYIMNIEDFEIIYRDDGSVQQYITQGTLTDKDGTSLVSGEIYVNNPMRYDGYTFYQHSTGWASEVNVFKDGQNLGSEIVYDGTAYINNKEFIVIQMHHLYPDFVATETGFASKSNDLNNPKILYSLLYGGQRVDMNLVSPGQDVHWQDFTFNFTNPERYTYLSVNKMNGKIGALIGSIVIMLGLFLAFYMKPKQLIVERKAEAIYIYGDYSSDKKNSLKGNYQTKKDISI; encoded by the coding sequence ATGAAAGTATGGTTTAAAAAAATATTTGCTTTTTTAAGAACTATGAAATTTGGATTAATCTTACTAGGAATGTTATGTTTAGTATCTGTAGTAGGATCTGTTGTCCCACAAGGTAGAGAAGAGGCTTTTTATCTAAATAACTACTCACCATTATGGTCACAGTTAATTATTACCTTTAAAGCCTACGATATTTATCATTCCAGTGGATTTATTGCGCTTTTTCTTGCTCTAGCCCTTAACTTATTTTTATGTAGCACTATTAGATTTAAAAATGTTATTAATAAAATTAAAAAATTATCATTAGCTCCTAGTGAAACGCAACTTAAAAATCCTGTTAAGTCTATGAATTACTTTAGTACCGATAGTATTAAGGATGTTTTTAAAAGTGAGGGTTTCAAAAATATAAAGTGTACAACATATGATTCCACAGAAATATACTATAGTAATAAAAATAAAATAGGCTACTTAGGATCATGGCTTATTCACATTGGTATACTTGCAATAATTGTATTTTATAGCTATGGACAGTATACATTTTTTGATACAGCTGTATTTGGTACTCCAGGATCAATGCAACAATTAGAGGGTACTAATTATATAATGAACATCGAAGACTTTGAAATAATCTATAGAGATGATGGATCTGTTCAGCAATATATTACACAAGGCACCTTAACTGATAAAGATGGAACTAGTCTTGTATCTGGCGAAATATATGTGAACAACCCAATGAGATATGATGGTTATACTTTCTATCAACATAGCACCGGATGGGCTTCAGAAGTTAATGTCTTTAAAGATGGACAAAATCTCGGGAGTGAAATAGTATACGATGGAACCGCTTATATAAATAATAAGGAATTTATAGTTATCCAAATGCACCACTTATATCCAGATTTTGTAGCAACTGAAACAGGCTTTGCTTCCAAATCCAATGATCTAAATAATCCAAAAATACTATACTCTCTACTTTATGGAGGCCAAAGAGTAGATATGAACCTAGTTTCTCCAGGTCAGGATGTGCATTGGCAGGATTTTACCTTTAATTTTACTAACCCAGAGCGTTACACGTATTTATCAGTAAATAAAATGAATGGGAAAATTGGAGCATTGATTGGTTCTATAGTGATAATGCTAGGATTATTTTTAGCATTTTATATGAAACCAAAACAGCTTATAGTTGAAAGAAAAGCTGAAGCTATTTATATATATGGAGATTATTCATCCGATAAGAAAAATAGCCTTAAAGGAAATTATCAAACCAAAAAAGATATTTCTATTTAG
- a CDS encoding DUF418 domain-containing protein — protein MVKSITEKERIIEIDIIRGIAILGIFFVNFPEMIIAPLQMVKYSGLDAFIRLLYNLLIQTKFYTIFSFLFGLGFYIFMSRAESRGDKMYKLFFRRLFFLFIFGFVHFAFLWHGDILNMYALVGVWLLLFYSRKPKTILIWAVVLLVIAVIFNGFIYLGPVLSEFLDEALVQEGLTHYNPLQGWMQKVAYRISLFSDRSITSAIGYTPEILSMFLFGLYVGKIKFFNRLEEFTPRIKKAQIVSLILSFVLFIPMVNLYLNSTDYQLQSAYFFVWLSGKTMAVFYISTILLLNRKEKCQKMLKPFSYVGKMALTNYIGQTIFTAVIFSILFKNTAIIPLWLSVLYCPLFYVIQVKFSKWWLSNHSMGPLEWVWRYATYFKKDYKLGKSN, from the coding sequence TTGGTAAAATCAATAACAGAAAAAGAAAGAATAATTGAAATTGATATTATCAGAGGAATTGCAATTCTAGGGATTTTCTTTGTAAACTTTCCAGAAATGATAATAGCACCTTTGCAAATGGTAAAATATTCAGGTTTAGATGCCTTTATTAGATTGCTTTATAATTTACTTATCCAAACAAAGTTCTACACTATTTTCTCATTTTTATTTGGATTAGGATTTTATATTTTTATGAGCAGAGCAGAATCCAGAGGAGATAAAATGTACAAGTTATTTTTTAGAAGGTTATTTTTTCTATTTATCTTTGGATTTGTACACTTCGCTTTTCTATGGCATGGAGATATTTTAAATATGTATGCTTTAGTAGGAGTATGGCTACTTTTATTTTATAGCAGGAAGCCAAAAACTATATTAATTTGGGCAGTAGTACTTTTAGTAATTGCAGTTATTTTCAATGGGTTTATTTATTTAGGTCCTGTCTTAAGTGAATTTTTAGATGAAGCCTTAGTGCAAGAAGGGCTAACACACTATAACCCTTTACAAGGCTGGATGCAAAAAGTAGCTTATAGAATTAGCTTGTTTAGTGATAGGTCTATTACAAGTGCTATTGGTTATACACCAGAGATTTTGTCTATGTTTTTATTCGGATTATATGTAGGAAAGATCAAGTTCTTTAACCGATTAGAAGAGTTTACTCCTAGAATAAAGAAGGCACAGATTGTATCATTGATATTATCATTTGTATTATTTATACCAATGGTTAATCTATATTTAAATTCAACAGACTATCAGCTTCAAAGTGCATACTTCTTTGTTTGGTTAAGTGGTAAGACAATGGCTGTTTTCTATATTTCCACAATATTATTGCTTAATAGAAAAGAGAAATGTCAAAAGATGTTGAAACCATTTAGTTATGTTGGTAAAATGGCATTAACAAACTATATAGGACAAACTATTTTTACTGCTGTTATTTTTTCTATATTATTTAAAAATACGGCAATAATTCCACTATGGTTAAGTGTTTTATACTGTCCACTGTTTTATGTAATACAGGTTAAGTTTAGTAAGTGGTGGCTTTCTAATCATAGTATGGGACCTTTAGAGTGGGTGTGGAGGTATGCGACTTACTTCAAGAAGGATTATAAATTAGGAAAAAGTAATTAA
- a CDS encoding prolyl-tRNA synthetase associated domain-containing protein: MDTKEKKVYETLDMLNIPYDRYTHPAVSTIAEIEEYDVKGDNIAHCKNLFLRNSKGDKHYLVVIESHKKSSTKDLAKQIESTRLSFASPERMEKYLGLEPGSVSPFGLINDENKEVELLIDNDLATREKITFHPNINTASVTISYDDFQKYIKWCGNRVKYVEVK; the protein is encoded by the coding sequence ATGGATACAAAAGAAAAAAAGGTATATGAAACTTTAGATATGTTAAACATTCCTTATGATAGATATACACATCCAGCTGTAAGTACTATTGCAGAAATAGAAGAATACGATGTAAAGGGTGATAATATTGCCCATTGCAAAAACTTATTTTTACGTAATTCTAAGGGAGATAAACATTATTTAGTTGTAATTGAAAGCCATAAAAAGTCAAGTACTAAAGATTTAGCAAAGCAGATTGAAAGTACAAGATTAAGCTTTGCATCTCCAGAGAGAATGGAAAAATATTTAGGTCTTGAACCAGGTTCAGTTTCACCATTTGGACTAATTAATGATGAAAATAAAGAAGTTGAGCTATTAATTGATAATGATCTAGCCACAAGAGAAAAGATTACATTTCATCCCAATATTAATACTGCCAGTGTAACTATAAGCTATGATGATTTTCAAAAGTATATTAAATGGTGTGGTAATAGGGTTAAATATGTGGAAGTTAAATAG